The Candidatus Acidiferrales bacterium DNA segment CAGGCAGCCGACCATGCGAGGGTAACCCCGGTCCCGCCGCAGTTGATTTCCACCGTACCGAGTCGGTCAAGAACTCTTTTGGCAGCTCCCACACTGCAATCAGGAAGCGCCAACAAGAATTCATCGGCTCCCAGGCGTGCGGCGAGATCACATCCTCGACTTGCTTTCCTCAGGCGCCGCGCAAACTCCCACAAAGCCAGGTCGGCGCAAGATTTGCCATATTGTTCGTTGATTTGGTCAACGTCGTCCAAAGCAAGAACGAGCAGTGTGAGAGGCTTGTCCTCCCGTGTCGCGCTGGCGATCTCTTTCGTCAGCCACTGCTCGGCGAAGCTTCGGGTGCAAAGGCCGGTGACCGGATCGACCGCGGAAGGGTCGTAGCTTTCGACTG contains these protein-coding regions:
- a CDS encoding GGDEF domain-containing protein, coding for VESYDPSAVDPVTGLCTRSFAEQWLTKEIASATREDKPLTLLVLALDDVDQINEQYGKSCADLALWEFARRLRKASRGCDLAARLGADEFLLALPDCSVGAAKRVLDRLGTVEINCGGTGVTLAWSAAWLDCQAGQSPGELLARADQTLQLYEKASKESASAPLATQ